One window from the genome of Pelodictyon luteolum DSM 273 encodes:
- the hpt gene encoding hypoxanthine phosphoribosyltransferase, with protein sequence MPASTPEPRPTPFITAEAIAKRVAEMGSAISKAYPEATAENPLAVVAVLKGAFIFAADLMRALTVPCTLQFISASSYKSGTTSSGSVELNHDLDVRGKDVLIIEDIVDTGLTILRISEALAALKPASIRICTLLDKPAARIHPARADYIGFKVPDRFLIGYGIDWNERFRELSYLAMLEG encoded by the coding sequence ATGCCAGCAAGCACTCCAGAACCCCGCCCCACACCCTTCATAACCGCTGAAGCCATCGCAAAGCGTGTCGCCGAAATGGGTTCCGCCATTTCGAAAGCGTATCCGGAAGCGACCGCTGAAAACCCCCTGGCCGTTGTCGCGGTCCTGAAAGGTGCGTTCATCTTCGCCGCAGACCTTATGCGCGCCCTCACCGTTCCCTGCACCCTCCAGTTCATATCGGCCTCGAGCTACAAATCGGGCACCACCTCTTCGGGCAGTGTCGAGCTCAACCACGACCTTGACGTCAGGGGAAAGGACGTCCTCATTATAGAGGACATCGTCGATACCGGGCTGACCATACTGAGGATCTCAGAAGCATTGGCAGCCCTGAAACCCGCCTCGATCCGCATCTGCACTCTTCTTGACAAACCCGCCGCCCGCATCCATCCAGCAAGGGCCGACTACATCGGCTTCAAGGTGCCCGACCGGTTCCTCATCGGCTATGGCATCGACTGGAACGAACGCTTTCGCGAACTTTCCTACCTCGCCATGCTTGAGGGCTGA
- a CDS encoding homocitrate synthase/isopropylmalate synthase family protein, whose translation MTTPTAIAPGSITRPWIIDTTLRDGEQAPGVVFSDAEKTEIALMLADAGIDELEVGYPAISRDEEAVIRSITGMHLPMRLTGWARAKWEDIEAACRSGVEAVHISFPLSPLYLQLMGRDYPWVQDQLGELTSRAKRYFRFVSVGAQDATRTPPDTLRRFIADAGKAGAERVRIADTVGVATPLSICTLLERVLVTGGPMLEFHAHNDLGMATANAYTAIEAGCGAVSVSVSGLGERAGNAALEELAIALKLSGIHPTGIDTTKLSALCNTIARASGRAIEPQKPVVGKAAFQHESGIHCAALLKDPLSYQPFLPAMAGMPEHELVIGKHSGSASLKDFFQRKGITLSAAEAASLLGEVRKSATANKRSLLPSELEIIYHQLAPEN comes from the coding sequence ATGACCACACCGACAGCAATAGCTCCCGGAAGCATCACGAGGCCATGGATCATCGACACCACACTCCGTGACGGGGAGCAGGCACCCGGCGTAGTATTCAGCGACGCTGAAAAAACAGAAATCGCCCTGATGCTGGCCGATGCCGGCATCGATGAGCTTGAGGTCGGCTACCCGGCCATCAGCCGCGATGAAGAGGCAGTCATCAGGAGCATCACCGGCATGCACCTCCCCATGCGGCTCACCGGATGGGCCCGGGCAAAATGGGAAGACATCGAAGCTGCATGCCGCAGCGGAGTCGAGGCCGTTCATATCAGCTTCCCGCTCTCACCCCTCTACCTCCAGCTCATGGGACGCGACTACCCCTGGGTGCAGGATCAGCTCGGCGAACTGACCTCACGGGCGAAACGCTACTTCCGCTTCGTCAGCGTCGGCGCACAGGATGCGACACGCACCCCCCCAGACACGCTGCGGCGCTTCATCGCCGATGCCGGAAAGGCAGGTGCCGAACGGGTCAGGATAGCCGACACCGTCGGGGTGGCGACCCCCCTCTCCATCTGCACGCTGCTTGAGAGGGTACTCGTCACGGGCGGACCGATGCTTGAATTCCATGCACACAACGACCTCGGCATGGCGACAGCCAACGCCTACACCGCCATAGAAGCCGGCTGCGGCGCCGTCAGCGTCTCGGTGTCGGGTCTCGGAGAACGGGCGGGCAACGCAGCACTCGAAGAGCTGGCCATAGCCCTCAAACTCTCAGGTATTCACCCCACAGGCATCGATACCACCAAACTGAGTGCACTCTGCAACACCATCGCCAGAGCGTCAGGCCGGGCTATCGAACCCCAGAAGCCTGTCGTAGGTAAGGCTGCATTCCAGCATGAATCCGGCATACACTGCGCAGCTCTTCTCAAGGACCCGCTCTCGTACCAACCGTTCCTGCCCGCCATGGCCGGCATGCCGGAGCATGAGCTCGTGATCGGAAAGCACTCCGGCAGCGCCTCGCTGAAAGACTTTTTCCAAAGAAAGGGCATAACCCTCTCGGCAGCCGAAGCCGCCAGCCTGCTCGGCGAGGTCCGAAAAAGCGCAACAGCAAACAAGCGCTCGCTTCTTCCCTCCGAACTCGAAATCATCTACCATCAGCTCGCTCCGGAGAACTGA
- a CDS encoding sigma-54-dependent Fis family transcriptional regulator, producing the protein MLIPQEQENRSISLLAEVGRTVTSENDISKVLTLVLFIMSEHMNMLRGMITILNRDAAEIVISQSFGLTEQEKERGHYRIGEGIIGQVVKTGRSVIVPDISDEPLFLDRTRSREKERKEGLCFICIPIRSGNEIIGTLSADRRLSHPEEESGKKTKKRSNEEADLLQHHVDQLSIIAAMISQAVRLRQLASESDRREQFHPPSIPAAEEPREEEGIPEEMRPKNILGNTKPMLSLFRMIDKIAATSATTLILGESGVGKELVASAIHYKSRRSTKPFIKFNCAALPESIVESELFGHEKGAFTGASSTRQGRFELASGGTIFLDEIGELSLPIQAKLLRILQEKEFERVGGSKTIKADVRVIAATNRNLEALIIDGLFREDLYYRLNIFPITVPPLRERKTDILLLADYFVEKYNAMNQKGVRRISTTSIDMLMRYHWPGNVRELENCIERAVILSEDNVIHGYHLPPSLQTAESSGTPCTGSLQQKLEAIEREMIIEALKSTKGNMSRAAAELGLSERIIGLRVRKFQIDYRKFRP; encoded by the coding sequence ATGCTCATACCACAGGAACAGGAGAATAGAAGCATCAGCCTGCTTGCGGAAGTCGGCAGGACCGTCACCAGCGAAAACGACATCAGCAAAGTACTGACGCTCGTGCTCTTCATCATGTCCGAGCACATGAACATGCTCCGCGGGATGATCACCATCCTCAACCGCGATGCCGCCGAAATAGTCATCAGCCAGTCCTTCGGACTCACCGAACAGGAAAAGGAGCGCGGGCACTACCGGATCGGCGAGGGCATCATAGGCCAGGTCGTCAAGACGGGCCGCAGCGTCATCGTTCCCGACATCAGCGACGAGCCACTCTTCCTCGACAGGACCCGCTCCAGGGAAAAAGAGCGAAAAGAAGGGCTCTGCTTCATCTGCATCCCCATCCGATCCGGCAACGAAATCATCGGCACCCTGAGCGCCGACCGCAGGCTCTCCCACCCTGAGGAAGAGAGCGGAAAGAAAACAAAAAAAAGGTCCAACGAAGAGGCCGACCTCCTGCAGCACCATGTCGACCAGCTCTCCATCATTGCGGCCATGATCTCCCAGGCCGTGCGCCTCCGCCAGCTTGCCAGCGAGAGCGACCGGCGCGAGCAGTTCCACCCCCCGTCCATTCCCGCCGCAGAGGAACCCCGGGAAGAGGAGGGCATCCCGGAGGAGATGCGGCCGAAAAACATCCTCGGCAACACCAAGCCGATGCTCAGCCTGTTCCGCATGATCGACAAGATTGCCGCCACCAGTGCCACCACCCTTATCCTCGGTGAAAGCGGCGTCGGAAAGGAGCTTGTCGCCAGCGCCATCCACTACAAAAGCCGCCGCTCGACAAAGCCCTTCATCAAGTTCAACTGCGCCGCACTTCCCGAAAGCATTGTGGAGAGCGAACTGTTCGGGCATGAAAAAGGCGCTTTCACCGGAGCCTCATCGACACGCCAGGGCCGCTTTGAACTGGCCTCTGGCGGCACAATCTTCCTTGACGAAATCGGGGAACTCAGCCTTCCCATCCAGGCCAAGCTCCTCAGAATCCTGCAGGAAAAGGAGTTCGAACGGGTCGGTGGATCGAAAACCATCAAGGCTGATGTCAGGGTCATTGCCGCTACGAACCGCAACCTCGAAGCCCTTATCATAGACGGACTCTTCCGTGAGGATCTCTACTACCGGCTGAACATCTTCCCCATCACCGTCCCGCCTCTGCGGGAAAGGAAAACGGACATTCTGCTGCTTGCCGACTATTTCGTCGAGAAATACAACGCCATGAACCAGAAAGGCGTAAGGCGGATATCGACAACCTCCATAGACATGCTGATGCGCTACCACTGGCCCGGCAATGTGCGCGAGCTGGAGAACTGCATCGAACGCGCCGTCATCCTCAGCGAAGACAACGTCATCCACGGCTACCACCTCCCCCCGAGCCTGCAGACTGCCGAGTCAAGCGGCACGCCCTGCACCGGCTCACTCCAGCAGAAGCTTGAGGCCATCGAAAGGGAGATGATCATCGAAGCCCTGAAAAGCACCAAGGGAAACATGTCCAGGGCAGCCGCCGAACTCGGCCTCTCGGAGCGCATCATCGGCCTCCGGGTCAGGAAGTTCCAGATCGACTACCGGAAATTCCGCCCCTGA
- the nifH gene encoding nitrogenase iron protein yields the protein MRKVAIYGKGGIGKSTTTQNTVAGLAEMGKKVMVVGCDPKADSTRLLLGGLQQKTVLDTLREEGEEVELEDIIKEGYRNTRCTESGGPEPGVGCAGRGIITSVNLLEQLGAYDEEWDLDYVFYDVLGDVVCGGFAMPIRDGKAEEIYIVCSGEMMAMYAANNICKGILKYADAGGVRLGGLICNSRKVDNEREMIEELARKIGTQMIHFVPRDNFVQRAEINRKTVIDYDPTHGQADEYRALARKIDENEMFVIPKPLEIEELESLLIEFGIAN from the coding sequence ATGAGAAAAGTAGCGATTTACGGAAAGGGCGGCATCGGCAAGTCGACCACCACGCAGAACACGGTTGCCGGCCTTGCCGAAATGGGCAAGAAGGTCATGGTGGTAGGCTGCGACCCCAAGGCCGACTCGACCCGTCTCCTGCTCGGCGGACTCCAGCAGAAAACCGTGCTTGACACGCTCCGCGAGGAGGGTGAGGAAGTCGAACTCGAAGACATCATCAAAGAGGGATACCGCAACACCCGCTGCACCGAGTCCGGCGGACCTGAGCCCGGCGTGGGCTGCGCAGGCCGCGGCATCATCACCTCAGTCAACCTGCTTGAGCAGCTGGGCGCATACGACGAAGAATGGGACCTCGACTATGTGTTCTACGACGTGCTCGGCGACGTGGTCTGTGGCGGATTCGCAATGCCGATCCGCGACGGAAAAGCTGAAGAAATCTACATCGTCTGCTCCGGCGAGATGATGGCAATGTATGCTGCAAACAACATCTGCAAGGGCATCCTGAAGTATGCCGACGCAGGCGGCGTACGCCTTGGTGGCCTCATCTGCAACAGCCGCAAGGTGGACAACGAGCGCGAAATGATCGAAGAGCTTGCCCGCAAGATCGGCACCCAGATGATCCACTTCGTCCCCCGCGACAACTTCGTCCAGCGTGCTGAGATCAACCGCAAAACGGTGATCGACTACGATCCGACCCACGGCCAGGCCGACGAATACCGCGCGCTTGCCCGCAAGATCGACGAAAACGAGATGTTCGTCATTCCCAAGCCGCTGGAAATCGAAGAGCTCGAGTCGCTTCTCATCGAATTCGGCATCGCCAACTGA
- a CDS encoding P-II family nitrogen regulator, protein MLMIRTIVRPEKAHEVMQALLDAGYPAITKISVVGRGKQRGLRVGDVVYDELPKEMLFTVVPDADKDYVVRAILDHAKSDGEGKFGDGKIFISAVEEVYTISSGMQETEPTLAAAKEA, encoded by the coding sequence ATGTTAATGATCAGGACAATCGTACGGCCCGAAAAGGCGCATGAAGTCATGCAGGCACTGCTTGATGCAGGCTACCCGGCCATCACCAAAATATCCGTAGTCGGACGCGGCAAACAGCGAGGCCTCAGGGTAGGCGACGTGGTCTATGACGAACTGCCCAAAGAGATGCTGTTCACCGTCGTGCCGGATGCCGACAAGGACTATGTGGTCCGGGCCATCCTCGACCATGCCAAGAGCGATGGAGAGGGCAAGTTCGGTGACGGAAAGATCTTCATCTCAGCAGTCGAAGAGGTCTACACCATCAGCTCGGGAATGCAGGAAACTGAACCGACGCTCGCAGCAGCAAAGGAGGCCTAG
- a CDS encoding P-II family nitrogen regulator encodes MKEIISVIRINMVNATKKALVEAGIPGFTATGRVMGRGKGQVHFDILKGAEEGHPEAIALLGDAPRLVAKRILTVVVPDELCKTAIDTIIKTNQTGKPGDGKIFVTPITETIRVRTGEEGDTALN; translated from the coding sequence ATGAAAGAGATCATTTCAGTCATACGCATCAACATGGTGAACGCAACAAAGAAAGCGCTCGTCGAGGCCGGCATCCCTGGCTTCACTGCAACCGGGAGGGTCATGGGTCGCGGCAAGGGTCAGGTCCACTTCGACATCCTCAAAGGCGCCGAAGAGGGCCATCCCGAAGCAATCGCGCTGCTCGGCGATGCGCCGCGCCTGGTCGCCAAGCGGATACTGACGGTGGTCGTGCCCGATGAGCTCTGCAAAACGGCAATCGACACCATCATAAAGACCAACCAGACCGGCAAGCCGGGCGACGGCAAGATCTTCGTCACCCCCATCACCGAGACGATCAGGGTGAGAACCGGTGAAGAGGGCGATACGGCACTCAACTGA
- the nifD gene encoding nitrogenase molybdenum-iron protein alpha chain, whose product MEANKTYPDPSAIREELVQKYPAKVAKKRTKSIIINDPETVPEVQANVRTVPGIITQRGCSYAGCKGVVLGPTRDIVNITHGPIGCSFYSWLTRRNQTKPETDADANFITYCFSTDMQEENIVFGGEKKLKVAIQEAYDLFHPKSIAIFSTCPVGLIGDDVHAAAREMKEKLGDCNVFGFSCEGYRGVSQSAGHHIANNGVFKHMVGRNNEKKEGKFRLNLLGEYNIGGDAFEIERIFKKCGITLVSSFSGNSTVGQLENAHMADLNVIMCHRSINYMGEMMETKYGIPWMKINFVGAESSAKSLRRIAQYFGDEGLKAKVEEVIAEELPKVKAVIDEIRPRTEGKTAMLFVGGSRAHHYQDLFTELGMTTVAAGYEFAHRDDYEGREVLPGIKIDADSKNIEELKVEADPELYKPRKSEAELEALKAEGLEINGYEGMMKQMMKKSLVVDDISHYESEKLIEIYKPDIFCAGIKEKYVVQKMGVPLKQLHSYDYGGPYTGFEGAVNFYRDIDRMVNNPVWKLIKAPWETAAGENDGVLEATYAEA is encoded by the coding sequence ATGGAGGCGAACAAGACATATCCGGATCCTTCCGCCATCAGGGAGGAACTGGTACAGAAATACCCGGCGAAGGTCGCCAAGAAACGGACGAAGTCGATCATCATCAATGATCCTGAAACCGTTCCAGAGGTACAGGCCAACGTCCGGACCGTGCCCGGCATCATCACCCAGCGCGGGTGCTCCTATGCCGGCTGCAAGGGTGTGGTGCTCGGCCCGACACGCGACATCGTCAACATCACGCACGGTCCCATCGGCTGCAGTTTCTACAGCTGGCTGACCAGGCGCAACCAGACAAAGCCCGAAACCGATGCCGATGCGAACTTCATCACCTACTGCTTCTCGACCGACATGCAGGAGGAAAACATCGTGTTCGGCGGTGAGAAGAAGCTCAAGGTGGCAATCCAGGAAGCCTATGACCTCTTCCACCCGAAATCCATAGCGATCTTCTCGACCTGCCCGGTCGGACTCATCGGCGATGACGTCCATGCCGCCGCACGCGAGATGAAGGAAAAACTCGGAGACTGCAATGTCTTCGGATTCAGCTGCGAAGGATACCGGGGCGTCAGCCAGTCGGCCGGCCACCACATCGCAAACAACGGTGTTTTCAAGCACATGGTCGGTCGCAACAATGAAAAGAAGGAGGGCAAGTTCCGCCTGAACCTCCTGGGTGAATACAACATCGGCGGTGACGCCTTTGAAATTGAGCGCATTTTCAAGAAATGCGGCATCACTCTGGTCTCCTCGTTCAGCGGCAACTCCACCGTCGGCCAGCTCGAGAACGCTCATATGGCAGACCTCAACGTAATCATGTGCCACCGCTCCATCAACTACATGGGCGAGATGATGGAAACCAAGTACGGCATCCCGTGGATGAAGATCAACTTCGTCGGCGCCGAGTCTTCCGCCAAGTCGCTGCGGAGAATTGCCCAGTACTTCGGCGACGAGGGACTGAAAGCGAAGGTTGAAGAGGTAATCGCGGAAGAACTGCCGAAGGTAAAGGCCGTAATCGACGAGATCCGCCCCCGCACAGAAGGCAAGACCGCAATGCTCTTCGTCGGCGGCTCGAGAGCCCACCACTACCAGGATCTTTTCACCGAGCTCGGCATGACGACGGTGGCGGCTGGCTACGAGTTTGCGCACCGCGACGACTACGAAGGCCGCGAAGTGCTGCCCGGTATCAAGATCGATGCCGACAGCAAGAACATCGAAGAGCTGAAGGTTGAGGCCGATCCGGAGCTCTACAAGCCCCGCAAGAGCGAAGCCGAACTTGAAGCGCTGAAAGCCGAGGGCCTTGAGATCAACGGCTATGAAGGCATGATGAAGCAGATGATGAAGAAGTCGCTGGTCGTCGACGACATCAGCCACTACGAGTCGGAAAAGCTCATCGAGATCTACAAGCCCGACATCTTCTGCGCCGGCATCAAGGAAAAGTACGTGGTCCAGAAAATGGGTGTGCCGCTCAAGCAGCTGCACAGCTACGACTATGGCGGCCCCTACACCGGGTTCGAAGGTGCGGTGAACTTCTACCGCGACATCGACCGCATGGTCAACAACCCCGTCTGGAAGCTGATCAAGGCCCCCTGGGAAACGGCGGCAGGAGAAAACGACGGAGTGCTTGAAGCCACTTACGCAGAGGCATGA
- the nifK gene encoding nitrogenase molybdenum-iron protein subunit beta, producing MLLRHTTSEVKEREGLTINPAKTCQPIGAMYAALGIHGCLPHSHGSQGCCAYHRSTLTRHYKEPVMAATSSFTEGASVFGGQANLLAAIDTIFSVYDPDIIAVHSTCLSETIGDDLQQITRKALDDGKIPEGKYVIYASTPSFIGSHVTGYANMVAGMASQFAVSTGEKKDQVNLVAGWMEPSDMRELKRISKEMGAKIVLFPDTSDVLDAPQTGKHVFYPKGGVTVPELKSTGDSKFTLALGCISAEPAAIALDKKCSVPFETVDMPIGLSATDRFIMALSKAAGVKVPDSITAERGRLVDVMTDMEQYFHGKKVALFGDPDQLIPLTEFLLDLGMKPRHIVSGTPGGRFDKRMKEILERAPGANFKNGLNADMFLLHQWIKNEPVDLLIGNTYGKYIARDEDIPFVRFGFPILDRIGHSYFPSVGYSGGLRIVEKILGVLMDRQDMTANEEKFELVM from the coding sequence ATGTTATTACGACACACCACCAGCGAGGTCAAAGAGCGCGAAGGGCTGACGATCAATCCAGCAAAAACCTGCCAGCCGATCGGAGCCATGTACGCCGCGCTCGGCATCCATGGATGCCTGCCTCACAGCCATGGATCGCAGGGCTGCTGCGCCTACCACCGCAGCACCCTCACCCGGCACTACAAGGAGCCGGTGATGGCGGCGACCAGCTCGTTCACCGAAGGCGCATCGGTTTTCGGCGGACAGGCCAACCTGCTTGCCGCGATCGACACCATCTTCTCGGTCTACGATCCGGACATCATCGCCGTGCACTCGACCTGCCTTTCTGAAACCATCGGCGACGATTTGCAGCAGATCACCAGAAAAGCGCTCGATGACGGAAAGATCCCCGAGGGCAAGTATGTGATCTACGCCTCGACTCCGAGCTTCATCGGATCGCACGTCACCGGCTATGCCAACATGGTCGCGGGCATGGCTTCGCAGTTCGCCGTCTCCACCGGCGAGAAGAAGGACCAGGTCAATCTGGTCGCCGGATGGATGGAACCATCCGATATGCGTGAACTCAAGCGCATCTCGAAGGAAATGGGAGCCAAAATCGTACTCTTCCCCGACACCTCCGACGTGCTCGACGCACCGCAGACCGGCAAGCACGTATTCTACCCGAAAGGCGGCGTCACCGTTCCGGAACTCAAGAGCACCGGCGACAGCAAGTTCACCCTTGCCCTCGGCTGCATCAGCGCCGAACCGGCAGCCATTGCGCTCGACAAGAAATGCTCCGTCCCCTTCGAAACGGTGGACATGCCCATCGGGCTTTCGGCGACCGACCGCTTCATCATGGCGCTCTCGAAGGCCGCAGGCGTAAAGGTCCCGGACTCCATCACTGCAGAGCGCGGCAGGCTCGTTGACGTCATGACCGATATGGAGCAATACTTCCACGGCAAAAAGGTTGCGCTCTTCGGTGACCCCGACCAGCTCATCCCGCTCACGGAGTTCCTGCTTGACCTCGGCATGAAACCACGCCACATCGTCAGCGGTACACCCGGCGGACGATTCGACAAGCGCATGAAGGAGATCCTGGAGCGTGCCCCCGGAGCGAACTTCAAGAACGGCCTCAATGCCGACATGTTCCTCCTGCACCAGTGGATCAAGAACGAGCCGGTCGACCTCCTCATCGGCAACACCTATGGCAAGTACATCGCCCGTGACGAGGATATCCCGTTCGTACGCTTCGGCTTCCCGATCCTCGACCGCATCGGCCACAGCTACTTCCCCAGCGTGGGGTACAGCGGCGGGCTGCGCATCGTCGAAAAGATCCTCGGTGTCCTCATGGACCGCCAGGACATGACGGCAAATGAGGAGAAGTTCGAACTCGTGATGTAA
- the nifE gene encoding nitrogenase iron-molybdenum cofactor biosynthesis protein NifE translates to MEQIGILEGREKQIFEKKDGGQAFDISCETTSLSGSVSQRACVFCGSRVVLYPVADALHLVHGPIGCAAYTWDIRGAVSSGPELHRLSFSTDLREMDVIYGGEKKLYASLIELIEKFSPKAAFIYSTCIIGLIGDDIDAVCRKVAKETGIPVLPVHSEGFKGTKKDGYKAACTALMKLVGTGPIEDISPYSINILGEFNLAGEAWIIRKYYEEMGIEVVSTMTGDGRVGAVRRAHGATLNVVQCSGSMTSLAKDMEAKYGIPYIRVSYFGIEDMSAALYDVAKHFPDRPEIMEKAKEIVSREVRNLYPKLQKFKAALSGKKAAIYVGGAFKTFSLIKALRSVGMSVVLAGSQTGNKEDYLALKEMCDEGTVIVDDSNPVELSKFILEKEADLLIGGVKERPIAFKLGVGFCDHNHERKIPLAGFEGMYNFILEVYQSVMSPVWQFAPRKGGSL, encoded by the coding sequence ATGGAGCAGATAGGCATCCTCGAGGGAAGGGAAAAACAGATCTTCGAAAAGAAGGATGGCGGTCAGGCGTTCGACATTTCGTGCGAAACCACCAGCCTATCGGGATCCGTCAGCCAGCGGGCCTGCGTCTTCTGCGGCTCGAGGGTAGTGCTCTATCCGGTGGCCGACGCGCTTCACCTCGTCCACGGCCCAATCGGATGCGCAGCCTACACCTGGGACATCAGGGGAGCCGTTTCATCGGGCCCCGAACTCCACAGACTCAGTTTCTCCACAGACCTCCGCGAGATGGACGTCATCTACGGCGGCGAGAAAAAACTTTACGCATCGCTGATAGAGCTGATTGAAAAGTTCAGCCCGAAAGCGGCATTCATCTATTCAACCTGCATTATCGGCCTGATCGGCGACGACATAGACGCCGTGTGCCGAAAAGTCGCAAAAGAGACGGGCATTCCCGTCCTGCCGGTCCATTCCGAAGGGTTCAAAGGGACTAAAAAAGACGGCTACAAAGCTGCCTGCACCGCCCTCATGAAACTGGTCGGAACCGGCCCCATAGAGGACATCAGTCCATACAGCATCAACATTCTCGGCGAGTTCAACCTCGCCGGAGAAGCCTGGATCATCAGGAAATATTACGAGGAGATGGGCATAGAGGTCGTCTCCACCATGACCGGCGACGGCAGGGTCGGAGCGGTCAGACGCGCTCACGGCGCAACCCTCAACGTAGTGCAGTGCTCCGGCTCCATGACGAGCCTCGCAAAGGATATGGAGGCCAAATACGGCATTCCCTACATCAGGGTCTCCTACTTCGGCATCGAAGACATGTCCGCAGCCCTGTACGACGTGGCGAAACATTTCCCGGACCGGCCGGAGATCATGGAAAAAGCAAAGGAGATTGTCAGCCGCGAGGTCAGGAATCTCTACCCCAAGCTCCAGAAGTTCAAGGCGGCGCTCAGCGGCAAGAAAGCCGCCATATACGTCGGCGGCGCATTCAAGACCTTTTCGCTCATCAAGGCGCTGCGTTCGGTCGGCATGTCGGTGGTGCTTGCCGGCTCCCAGACCGGCAACAAGGAAGACTACCTCGCCCTGAAGGAAATGTGCGACGAGGGCACGGTCATTGTCGACGACTCGAACCCCGTGGAACTCTCTAAGTTCATTCTCGAAAAAGAGGCCGACCTGCTTATCGGCGGCGTCAAGGAGCGCCCGATTGCCTTCAAGCTCGGCGTCGGGTTCTGCGATCACAACCACGAACGCAAGATTCCGCTCGCAGGCTTTGAGGGCATGTACAATTTCATTCTGGAGGTCTACCAGTCGGTCATGAGCCCGGTATGGCAGTTCGCTCCGCGCAAAGGAGGTTCACTGTGA
- a CDS encoding nitrogenase component 1, whose translation MKHAKTATQNACKLCNPLGACLAFRGIEKCVPFLHGSQGCATYIRRYLISHYKEPIDIASSNFNEETAVFGGSHNLKLGLKNVTQQYLPEVIGIATTCLSETIGDDVKGILREYMKESISRTGEPILIHASTPSYQGSHIDGFHAAVRAAVETLAEKGVPRNLLNLFPNMVSPADLRHLQEILDDFQLPSMILPDYSKTLDGGPWAEYHRIPPGGTPAAAIATSASAIGSIEFGSTLEASKSAAGWLESKFGVPRYHLPLPIGIRESDRFFGLLEAISQKPRPEKYDDERRRLVDAYSDGHKYVFDKAAIVYGEEDLVISMTAFLQEIGIRPVLCASGGKSGLMRKKLEALIPDLDGEGIKVRDGVDFADIEDEAALLRPDLLIGNSKGYTMSRKSGIPLIRIGFPIHDRFGGQRHHHLGYRGTLELFDRIVNTVIETRQDDSEIGYTYM comes from the coding sequence GTGAAACACGCAAAAACGGCCACCCAGAACGCCTGCAAACTCTGCAATCCGCTTGGCGCATGCCTCGCGTTCAGGGGGATTGAAAAATGCGTCCCCTTCCTGCACGGATCCCAGGGATGCGCAACCTATATCCGGCGGTACCTCATCAGCCACTACAAGGAGCCGATCGACATTGCATCCTCGAACTTCAACGAGGAGACGGCCGTGTTCGGCGGCAGCCACAACCTGAAGCTCGGCCTGAAGAACGTAACCCAGCAGTACCTGCCGGAAGTCATCGGCATCGCCACCACCTGCCTGTCCGAAACCATCGGCGACGACGTGAAGGGGATCCTGCGCGAGTACATGAAAGAGTCCATATCGAGGACCGGTGAACCAATCCTCATCCACGCCTCGACACCAAGCTACCAGGGCAGCCATATCGACGGCTTCCATGCCGCCGTGCGGGCCGCAGTGGAAACACTCGCTGAAAAAGGCGTGCCCCGAAACCTCCTGAATCTGTTCCCGAACATGGTATCGCCGGCCGACCTCCGCCACCTGCAGGAGATCCTCGATGACTTCCAGCTCCCCTCGATGATCCTGCCGGACTACTCGAAAACACTTGACGGAGGCCCGTGGGCAGAATACCACAGAATCCCCCCGGGAGGCACTCCTGCCGCCGCAATCGCCACATCCGCCAGCGCCATCGGCAGCATTGAGTTCGGCTCCACCCTCGAAGCCTCGAAGTCTGCGGCAGGATGGCTCGAATCGAAGTTCGGGGTTCCGCGTTACCACCTCCCCCTTCCGATCGGCATCAGGGAGAGCGACCGGTTCTTCGGGCTGCTTGAAGCCATCAGCCAGAAACCCCGACCGGAAAAGTACGACGACGAGCGGCGCCGTCTGGTGGATGCTTACTCCGACGGGCACAAATATGTGTTCGACAAAGCCGCGATTGTATACGGCGAAGAGGACCTTGTCATCTCAATGACCGCATTCCTGCAGGAAATCGGCATCCGTCCGGTGCTCTGCGCATCCGGCGGCAAGAGCGGCCTCATGCGTAAAAAGCTTGAAGCTCTTATTCCGGACCTGGATGGAGAAGGCATCAAGGTGCGCGACGGGGTCGACTTCGCCGACATCGAAGATGAGGCGGCACTGCTCCGCCCCGACCTCCTCATCGGCAACAGCAAAGGCTACACCATGTCGCGCAAAAGCGGAATCCCGCTGATTCGCATCGGCTTCCCCATCCACGACCGGTTCGGCGGACAGCGCCATCACCATCTTGGATACCGCGGCACCCTGGAGCTCTTCGACCGGATTGTCAACACTGTGATCGAGACGCGACAGGATGATTCTGAAATCGGATACACTTACATGTAA